In Nocardioides sp. JS614, the sequence GGGTCCGGCCGCTGGCTGACCCCGCTCGGGCTGACCGCGACGGGCGGCCTGCTGCTGCTCGCCGTGCACTGCTCGACGGCGCGCCGGCCGCTCCTGGACGTGCGCGCCTGGGTGCGCACCCTGCGCGCGGCCGACCTGCTCGGCTCGCTGTTCCTGGGGCTCGCGCTCGCCGGGGTGATCCTCGCGTTCGCGACCGCCGACCCCAAGGTGCAGGTCTTCTCCGACCAGGGCCTGTGGTACCTCCTCGCCTCCGCCCTGGCCGCCGTCGCCTTCGTGCTGCACCTGCGCCGCACACCGGCGCCCCTGGTCCCGGCCGGCACGCTCCGGCGTACCCCCGCGTGGGGCGCGATGGCGGTGAGCTTCTTCATCGGGGCCGCGCTGATCGCCGCCCTGATCGACATCCCGCTGTTCGCGCGCACCACCGTCTACCCCGACTCCCAGCTGATGGCGGCGCTGGTCCTGGTCCGGTTCCTCGTCGCGCTCCCGCTCGGCGCCGTCGTCGGGGGGTACCTCACCCGCACGCTCAGCGCCGGGCTGGTGACCGCCATCGGGATGGCCTGCGCGGCGGCCGGCTTCCTCTGGATGGCGACCTGGGACCTCGAGAGCCTCGACCGGGCGAGTGCCACGGTGCCGCTGCTGCTCGGCGGCCTCGGGTTCGGGCTCGCCCTCGCACCGGTGAACGCCGCGGTGCTCGCCAGCACCGACGACGACGTGCACGGGCTGGCCAGCGCGTTCGTCGTGGTCGCCCGGATGGTCGGCATGCTGGTCGGGATCTCCGCCCTCACCACGATCGGCCTGCGCCGCTACTACGCCGAGCAGGCCGACCTGCCGCCCGCTCGCGAGGTGTGCGACGGGCGGACCCGCTGCTCGGAGTTCACCGACCTGCTCAAGGTCGCGGGCATCGCCCAGGAGCACACCGTCTTCACCGGCGCCGCGGTCTGCGCGGTCGGCGCGGCAGTCCTCGCCCTGGTGCTGTTCCGGGGTGCGGCGACCCGGGCGATCTCGACCGGCGACCTGCTCCGCGCCACCGGGTGAACGCTTGTTAACCTGCGCGACATGGCTACCTCGGACTTCGACGACCTGCTCACTGCCAACCGGGACTTCGCCGCGGACTTCGGACTCGCCGGCTTCGACGGCGTCGCCCGGGCCGGCGTCGCGATCGTGACCTGCATGGACTCGCGGATCGACCCGCTCGGGATGGTCGGCCTCCAGCCCGGCGACGCCAAGATCTTCCGCAACCCCGGTGGCCGGGTCACCGACCAGGCCCTGGAGGCGCTGGTCCTGGGCGTCCACCTGCTCAACGTCGACCGGATCCTGGTGATCCCGCACACGCGCTGCGCGATGGCCTCCTCCACGCTGGACCAGGTCCGCGAGAAGGTCGGCGCGTCCGCCGGTCAGGACGTGTCCTGGCAGACGTTCAGCATGGTGTCCGACCAACGCGCCGCGCTCGCCGACGACGTGCACAAGGTGGTGTCCCACCCGCTGGTCCCCGACGCGGTCAAGGTCGGCGGGTTCATCTACGACGTCGACACCGGGCTGCTGGAGCAGCTGGTCTGAGCCGCGGGCTCAGCCGCCTCGGACGACGTCGAGGGACTCCCGGGCAATCTGCCACTCCTCGTTGGTCGGCACGACCAGCACGGCGACCTCGCTGTCCTCGGCCGACACCGTGAACGCGCCCGAGTGCCCGCCCCGGTTGGCCTCGGCGTCGATCCGGATGCCGAGCCGCTCCAGGCCGGCGAGCGCCTGGGCGCGCACGTCCGGCACGTGCTCCCCCACCCCGCCGGTGAACGCGATCGCGTCGACCCGGCCGAGCACGGCGTAGTACGCGCCGACGTACTTGCGCAGCCGGTAGCAGTAGACGTCCATGGCGAGCCGGGCGCGCGGCTCCCCCTCCTCGAGCAGCCGCCCCAGCTCGCGGAAGTCGCTGAAGCCGAGCAGGCCCTTGATGCCGGAGTTGCGGTTGAGCCGCTGGTCGATCTCCTCCAGCGACCAGCCGAGCTGCCGGTGCAGGTGGGCGTGCAGCGCCGGGTCGACGTCGCCGGAGCGGGTGCCCATCACCAGGCCCTCGAGCGGGGTGAGACCCATCGACGTGTCCACGGACCGGCCGCCCGCGACCGCTGTCGCCGAGGCGCCGTTGCCGAGGTGCAGGACGATCGTGTTCGTGTCCTCGACCGGGCGGCCGAGCAGCCGGGCGGTCTCGCCGGAGACGAACTTGTGCGAGGTGCCGTGGAAGCCGTAGCGGCGGATCCCGTGCTCCTCGCGCCACTCGTGCGGCACCGCGTAGGTGTAGGCCTGCTCGGGTAGCGTCTGGTGGAAGGCGGTGTCGAACACCGCGACGTGCGGGAGGGTGTCGAAGAGCCGGCGCGCCACCCCGAGCGCCTCCAGGTTGGCGGGGTTGTGCAGCGGCGCGAGCGGCACCAGCTCGCGTACGGCGTCGACCAGCGCGTCGTCGACCAGCGCGGGCTCGGAGAACCGCTCACCGCCGTGCACCATCCGGTGGCCCACCGCGGTGATCGTCGCGTCCTCCAGCGACGGGCCGTGCGCGGCGAACGCGTCCAGCGCCGCCCGGAGCGCGGCCTCGTGGGAGGGCAGCGGCAGCTCACTGCGGTGCTTCACCCCGTCCGGGCCGGTGTGGCTGAGGCTGCCGCCGGCACCCGAGGAGTCCGCGATCCGCTCGGCCAGCCCGACGGCGTGGCTGGCACCGCTCTCGGCGTCGATCAGGCTGTACTTCAGCGAGGACGAGCCGGCGTTGATGACCAGGACCAGCGCACTCATCGGGCGACCTCGGCGAGCTGCTGGGCCTGGACAGCGGTGATCGCGACGGTGTTGACGATGTCGCGAACCGTCGCGCCGCGGGACAGGTCGTTGACCGGCTTGCGCAGCCCCTGCAGCACCGGGCCGATCGCGACCGCGCCGGCGGAGCGCTGCACCGCCTTGTAGGTGTTGTTGCCGGTGTTGAGGTCCGGGAAGATGAACACCGTCGCCTGGCCGGCAACCGGCGATCCCGGGAGCTTGGTCCGGGCGACCGCGGGGTCGATGGCCGCGTCGTACTGGATCGGCCCCTCGACCAGCAGCTCCGGGGCCCGGTCGCGGACCAGCGCCGTGGCCGCCGAGACCTTCTCGACGTCGCTGCCGGCTCCGGAGGACCCGGTCGCGTAGGACAGCATCGCGACCCGCGGCTCGACACCGAACGCCGCGGCGGTCTCGGCCGAGGAGATCGCGATGTCGGCGAGCTGCTCCGCGGTCGGGTCCGGGTTGACCGCGCAGTCGCCGTACACGAGGACCTGGTTCTCCAGGCACATGAAGAACACCGACGACACGACCGACACCCCGGGCGCCGTGCGGACCACCTCGAGCGCCGGCCGGATCGTGTGGGCCGTCGTGTGGACGGCGCCGGAGACCATCCCGTCGGCGAGCCCGAGCTCGACCATCAGGGTGCCGAAGTAGGACTCGTCGAGCACCCGGACGAGCGCGTCGTCGCGGTCCACGCCGCGGTGCTTGCGCCGGTCGAAGTACTCCTCGGCGAACCGCTCAGCGAGCTCGGAGGACCGGGGGTCGAGCAGGGTGGCGGCCGAGACGTCGGCTCCGACCCGGGCGGCGTGCGCATTGATCCGGATCGGGTCGCCGAGCAGCGTCAGGTCGGCCACGCCGCGGCGCAGCAGCAGGTCGGCGGCGCGCAGGATCCGTTCCTCCTCGCCCTCCGGGAGCACGATCCGCATCCGCCGGCTGGTCGCCGAGTCCAGGAGCTGGTGCTCGAACATCAGCGGGGTCACCGCGGTCGTCGGCGACACGTCGAGCCGGTCGAGCAGCGCGTCGCCCTCGACGTGCTGGGCGAACAGGGCCAGCGCCGCCGCGATCTTGCGGGGCGAGCTCACGGTCAGGCGGCCACGGACGCCGGTGAGCGCCGCCGAGGTCTCCTGGGTGGCCAGGTCGGTCGCGATGATCGGCAGCGTGGCGCCGATGCCCGCCAACAGGCGGGCGACCTGGGCGGGCAGCTCGATCCCGCCGTTGAGCACGATGCCGGCGACCTGCGGGAAGTTCGACGACACGTGCGCCATCAAGACGCCCAGCACCACCTCGGGCCGGTCGCCCGCAGTCACGACGACGGCGCCGTCGAAGAGCCGGTCCAGCACGTTCGGCATCGTCATGCCAGCCACCAGGAGGCCGAGCACCTCGCGGTCGAGCAGGGCCGGGTCCCCGGAGACGACCGTCCCGTTGCAGGCGGGCATCAGGTCGGCGACCGAGGGGGCCGAGAGCAGCGGGTCGTAGGGGATCGCGTACGCCGGCACCTCGTCGCGGCCGAGGGCGGCGACGACCTCGGCGGGCTCGGGGTGGGTGACCCGGTTGGCGACCACCGCGAACAGTGCCGCGTGACTGGCCGAGATCGCGGTGCTGGCGATGTCGGCCAGCGTCACCAGCTCGGCGGGCGTCCGGTCCGCGCCGTTGAGGACGAGGAGGACCGGCGAGCTGAGGTTGGCAGCGATCCGCGCGTTGTAGGACAGCTCGGTGGGGGTGGCGACGTCGGTGTAGTCCGAGCCGATCACCACCACGGCGTCGCACTGCTCCGCGACCCGGTGGTAGCGCTCGACGATCGTGTCCAGGGCGGCGACCGGGTCGGCGTGGACGTCGTCGTAGGTGACGCCGGTGCAGTCGTCGTAGCTGAGCGTGACCGCCTCGTGGGCGGTCAGCAGGTCCAGGACGTAGTCGCGCTCACCGCGCGCGGTGGCCTGGTCGTTGCGCACGATCGGGCGGAACACCCCGACCCGCTCGACCCTGCGGGAGAGCACGTCCAGGATCCCCAGCGCGACCGCTGACTTGCCGGTGTAGCCCTCGACGGACGCGACGTAGACGCTCGTGCACACGAGTCGACCCTATGTCCGACGGGGACCGTCCGCGGGGGCCGCCCGGGCCAGATCCCGGGACCAAGGTCCACTCCTCGACCGGGTCGCGACGCTCACACCGAGGCGCCGACGGCGTACCCGGCCGCCGCGGCCGCCAGCCCGGCCACCAGGCTCAGCGCGACGTTGAGCAGCGCGTACAGACGGGCACCGTCCTCGACCAGGCGGAAGGTCTCGTAGCCGAAGGTGCTGTACGTCGTCAGCGCCCCGCACAGGCCGGTGCCGAGGGCGAGGGTGACCGCGTCGGGGACGTCGCGGCCGGTCGAGAGCCCGACCAGCACCCCGAGGACCAGGGAGCCCACGACGTTGACGAGCATCGTGCCCCACGGCATCAGGCTGTCGTGGCGCGCCTGGACGGCCCGGTCGACCAGGTAGCGGCTCGGCGCGCCGACCGCGGCGCCGAGGCACACCCAGACGAACCCGGTCATCCCGATCCGCCGCGGTAGCGGTGCACGACGACCCTGACCTCGTCGAGGGTGACCAGGCCCTCGCCGACCACCTCGTCGACCTGCGGGAGGAACGCCTCGATCCGATCGGCGCTGTCGATGACCACGACCGCCACCGGGAGGTCGTCGGACAGCGAGAGCAGCCGGCTGGTGTGCACCACGGGGCTGGAGGACCCGAATCCCTCGATGCCGCGGAACACGCTGGCGCCGGCCAGCCCCGCTCGGTGGGCCCGGTGCACCAGCTCGGTGTAGAGCGGCTTGTGGTGCCAGGTGTCGGACTCGCCGACGTAGATGGTCAGCCGGGTCGCGGGGCCGTCGAGGTCCCCGCGGGCTCGCGGCTCCTCGGGGGCCAGGTCACTGGTCATGGCTGTTGCTCTCCTCTCGTGGTGCGTTGTGCGCGCCGACGACGGCGCAGCCGGGTCGCCGACAGCACGCCCGCGCGGGCCGCCACGACGCCGACCAGCACGGCCACGAGCGCCACCAGCACGGTGCCCGCCCAGTAGCCGAGCGCGACCGCCGGACGGCCGGCGTCGAGGAGCGAGACGGTATCGACGGTGTACGTCGAGAACGTGGTGAACCCGCCCAGCACCCCGACCCCGGCGAACGGCCGCAGCAGCGGGTGCGCGCCCCCGACCTCGACGACGAACACCATCAGCACCCCGATCAGCAGGCAGCCCACGGCGTTGACCCCGAGCGTCGTCCAGGGCACCCCCGCCTCGGGGGTCGGCCACACCCGGGCCGCGGCGTACCGCGCGGAGGCGCCGAGCATCCCGCCCAGCGCGATCGCCGGGAGCACGAACCGGTGCCGGCTCCACTCGCGGTGCTGCCCGGGGGCGTGCAGGTCGACGTCCGGGTCGACCCACGGCACGGACATCGGGCCTCCTCCGGGACGCTGGTGCGAGGGCTGGTCGGGCGTGGGGTCAGGCGTCGATCGCCTCGACGTCGACCTCGTAGGCGCCCTGCACGATGAACTCCTTGCGGGGCGCGACGTCCGAGCCCATCAGCAGCTCGAAGACCCCGGCGGCCTCCTCGGCGTTGTCGATGGTGATCCGGCGCAGCGTGCGGTGCCGCGGGTCCATCGTCGTCTCCGCCAGCTGGTCGGCGTCCATCTCGCCGAGACCCTTGTAGCGCTGCACCGGGTCCTTCCAGCGCACGCCCTTCTTCTTGAGCTCGGCGAGCTTGCGCTGCAGCTCGTCGTCGGAGTAGGTGTACACGTACTTCTCCATCCCCTTCTTCGGGTTGGAGATCTCGACCCGGTGCAGCGGCGGGACGGCGGTGTAGACCCGGCCCTCCTGGATCAGCTCGGGCATGTACTTGTAGAACAGCGTCGCCAGCAGGCAGCGGATGTGGGCGCCGTCGGAGTCGGCGTCGGCCATGAAGATGATCCGCCCGTAGCGGCGTGCGTCGAGGTCGAAGGTGCGGCCCGAGCCGGCTCCCACCACCTGGATGATCGAGGCGCACTCGGCGTTCTTCAGCATGTCGCCGACCGAGGCCTTCTGGACGTTGAGGATCTTGCCGCGGATCGGCAGCAGCGCCTGGAACTCCGAGTTGCGCGCGAGCTTGGCGGTGCCGAGCGCGGAGTCGCCCTCGACGATGAACAGCTCGGTGCGGTCGTTGTCCGCGGCACGGCAGTCGGCGAGCTTGGAGGGCAGTGCCGAGGACTCCAGGGCGTTCTTGCGGCGCTGGGTCTCCTTGTGCTGGCGGGCGGTGATCCGGGTCTTGGCCGCCCCGGCGACCTTCTCCATGACCAGCTTCGCCTGGGCCTTCTCGGCGCGCTTGGTCGAGGTGAGGAACTTCTTCAGCTCCGCGGAGACGACGCGGCGGACGACGGTCCGAGCCGCCGGTGTGCCGAGGATCTCCTTGGTCTGGCCCTCGAACTGCGGCTCGGAGAGCCGGACCGTCACCACGCAGGTCATGCCCTCGAGGACGTCGTCCTTGATCACGTCGTCGTCGTTGACCTTGAGCACCTTCGCGGACTTCATCACCTCGTTGAACGTGCGGGTCACGGCCTGTTCGAAGCCGCTGACGTGGGTGCCGCCCTTGGGCGTGGCGAT encodes:
- a CDS encoding beta-class carbonic anhydrase is translated as MATSDFDDLLTANRDFAADFGLAGFDGVARAGVAIVTCMDSRIDPLGMVGLQPGDAKIFRNPGGRVTDQALEALVLGVHLLNVDRILVIPHTRCAMASSTLDQVREKVGASAGQDVSWQTFSMVSDQRAALADDVHKVVSHPLVPDAVKVGGFIYDVDTGLLEQLV
- a CDS encoding DNA gyrase/topoisomerase IV subunit B, which produces MAGRLHAARRTDRHDRTGTTRSPTIDNTYNAAHLLVLEGLEAVRKRPGMYIGSTDTRGLMHCLWEIIDNGVDEALGGHASHVEVTLHPDGSAEVYDDGRGIPTDKEPKTGLPGVEVVATKLHAGGKFGGGSYVATGGLHGVGLSVVNALATRMDIDVDRSPARQGISFRRGVPGVFSGDGPQADFEARSGLTRKGSRVAKGRSGTRIVFWPDRQIFTKDAQFVYEDLVARARQTSFIVPGLELVIRDLRGPDPVEEKFRHDGGIAEFADFLAPDEPVTDILRLQGTDTFTETVPLLDEKGQMTPQEVERELQVDVALRWGTGYDTVLRSFVNVIATPKGGTHVSGFEQAVTRTFNEVMKSAKVLKVNDDDVIKDDVLEGMTCVVTVRLSEPQFEGQTKEILGTPAARTVVRRVVSAELKKFLTSTKRAEKAQAKLVMEKVAGAAKTRITARQHKETQRRKNALESSALPSKLADCRAADNDRTELFIVEGDSALGTAKLARNSEFQALLPIRGKILNVQKASVGDMLKNAECASIIQVVGAGSGRTFDLDARRYGRIIFMADADSDGAHIRCLLATLFYKYMPELIQEGRVYTAVPPLHRVEISNPKKGMEKYVYTYSDDELQRKLAELKKKGVRWKDPVQRYKGLGEMDADQLAETTMDPRHRTLRRITIDNAEEAAGVFELLMGSDVAPRKEFIVQGAYEVDVEAIDA
- the pta gene encoding phosphate acetyltransferase, which produces MCTSVYVASVEGYTGKSAVALGILDVLSRRVERVGVFRPIVRNDQATARGERDYVLDLLTAHEAVTLSYDDCTGVTYDDVHADPVAALDTIVERYHRVAEQCDAVVVIGSDYTDVATPTELSYNARIAANLSSPVLLVLNGADRTPAELVTLADIASTAISASHAALFAVVANRVTHPEPAEVVAALGRDEVPAYAIPYDPLLSAPSVADLMPACNGTVVSGDPALLDREVLGLLVAGMTMPNVLDRLFDGAVVVTAGDRPEVVLGVLMAHVSSNFPQVAGIVLNGGIELPAQVARLLAGIGATLPIIATDLATQETSAALTGVRGRLTVSSPRKIAAALALFAQHVEGDALLDRLDVSPTTAVTPLMFEHQLLDSATSRRMRIVLPEGEEERILRAADLLLRRGVADLTLLGDPIRINAHAARVGADVSAATLLDPRSSELAERFAEEYFDRRKHRGVDRDDALVRVLDESYFGTLMVELGLADGMVSGAVHTTAHTIRPALEVVRTAPGVSVVSSVFFMCLENQVLVYGDCAVNPDPTAEQLADIAISSAETAAAFGVEPRVAMLSYATGSSGAGSDVEKVSAATALVRDRAPELLVEGPIQYDAAIDPAVARTKLPGSPVAGQATVFIFPDLNTGNNTYKAVQRSAGAVAIGPVLQGLRKPVNDLSRGATVRDIVNTVAITAVQAQQLAEVAR
- a CDS encoding acetate/propionate family kinase; this encodes MSALVLVINAGSSSLKYSLIDAESGASHAVGLAERIADSSGAGGSLSHTGPDGVKHRSELPLPSHEAALRAALDAFAAHGPSLEDATITAVGHRMVHGGERFSEPALVDDALVDAVRELVPLAPLHNPANLEALGVARRLFDTLPHVAVFDTAFHQTLPEQAYTYAVPHEWREEHGIRRYGFHGTSHKFVSGETARLLGRPVEDTNTIVLHLGNGASATAVAGGRSVDTSMGLTPLEGLVMGTRSGDVDPALHAHLHRQLGWSLEEIDQRLNRNSGIKGLLGFSDFRELGRLLEEGEPRARLAMDVYCYRLRKYVGAYYAVLGRVDAIAFTGGVGEHVPDVRAQALAGLERLGIRIDAEANRGGHSGAFTVSAEDSEVAVLVVPTNEEWQIARESLDVVRGG
- the crcB gene encoding fluoride efflux transporter CrcB, which produces MTGFVWVCLGAAVGAPSRYLVDRAVQARHDSLMPWGTMLVNVVGSLVLGVLVGLSTGRDVPDAVTLALGTGLCGALTTYSTFGYETFRLVEDGARLYALLNVALSLVAGLAAAAAGYAVGASV
- the crcB gene encoding fluoride efflux transporter CrcB, producing MSVPWVDPDVDLHAPGQHREWSRHRFVLPAIALGGMLGASARYAAARVWPTPEAGVPWTTLGVNAVGCLLIGVLMVFVVEVGGAHPLLRPFAGVGVLGGFTTFSTYTVDTVSLLDAGRPAVALGYWAGTVLVALVAVLVGVVAARAGVLSATRLRRRRRAQRTTRGEQQP
- a CDS encoding DUF190 domain-containing protein, whose amino-acid sequence is MTSDLAPEEPRARGDLDGPATRLTIYVGESDTWHHKPLYTELVHRAHRAGLAGASVFRGIEGFGSSSPVVHTSRLLSLSDDLPVAVVVIDSADRIEAFLPQVDEVVGEGLVTLDEVRVVVHRYRGGSG
- a CDS encoding MFS transporter, with the protein product MTVRSPRVLLSLAAVAVAFAAADTYVVVLALPDMMASTGIPVDQLQRAAPIISGFLLGYVAMLPLIGRIADLRGRVPVLVAALLVFAVGSLVTTLAYDLPSMVSGRFLQGVGGGGLVPATLALVADLYPTERRGVPLGVVSAVQELGSVLGPLFGALVLAVADWRAIFLVNVAVGLVLAAAIRKLAGPRGGLDTPSLATHFDWLGLALAVGTLVSGALVFVEPSQLMRDLTWGRLFVPVTGSGRWLTPLGLTATGGLLLLAVHCSTARRPLLDVRAWVRTLRAADLLGSLFLGLALAGVILAFATADPKVQVFSDQGLWYLLASALAAVAFVLHLRRTPAPLVPAGTLRRTPAWGAMAVSFFIGAALIAALIDIPLFARTTVYPDSQLMAALVLVRFLVALPLGAVVGGYLTRTLSAGLVTAIGMACAAAGFLWMATWDLESLDRASATVPLLLGGLGFGLALAPVNAAVLASTDDDVHGLASAFVVVARMVGMLVGISALTTIGLRRYYAEQADLPPAREVCDGRTRCSEFTDLLKVAGIAQEHTVFTGAAVCAVGAAVLALVLFRGAATRAISTGDLLRATG